In Apus apus isolate bApuApu2 chromosome 5, bApuApu2.pri.cur, whole genome shotgun sequence, the following are encoded in one genomic region:
- the EIF3M gene encoding eukaryotic translation initiation factor 3 subunit M, with product MSVPAFIDITEEDQAAELRAYLKSKGAEISEENAEGGLHVDLAQIIEVCDVCLKEDDKDVESVMNSVVSLLLILEPEKQEALIENLCEKLVKFREGERPSLRLQLLSNLFHGMDKNTPVRYTVYCSLLKVASSCGAIQYIPTELDQVRKWISDWNLSTEKKHTLLRLLYDVLVDCKKSDTAAKVMVELLGSYTEDNASQARVDAHRCIVRALKDPNTFLFDHLLALKPVKFLEGELIHDLLTIFVSAKLASYVKFYQNNKDFIDSLGLLHEHNMAKMRLLTFMGMAVENKEISFDTMQQELQIGADDVEAFVIDAVKTKMVYCKIDQTQRKVVVSHSTHRTFGKQQWQQLYDTLNTWKQNLNQVKNSLLSLSDT from the exons ATGAGCGTCCCGGCCTTTATCGACATCACGGAGGAGGATCAG gCTGCAGAACTTCGAGCTTACTTAAAATCCAAAGGAGCAGAAATCtctgaagaaaatgctgaaggtgGACTTCATGTGGACTTGGCACAGATTATTGAAGTTTGTGATGTGTGCCTGAAAGAGGATGACAAAG aTGTTGAGAGTGTGATGAACAGTGTAGTCTCTTTGCTTCTTATTCTGGAACCTGAGAAACAGGAAGCACTGATTGAAAACCTGTGTGAGAAGTTAGTAAAATTTCGGGAAGGAGAGCGCCCATCTCTGAGACTGCAGCT ACTGAGCAATCTCTTCCATGGTATGGATAAGAACACTCCTGTGAGATACACAGTGTACTGCAGCCTTCTGAAAGTGGCCTCGTCATGTGGTGCCATCCAGTACATTCCAACTGAACTAGATCAG GTCCGAAAATGGATTTCTGACTGGAAtctcagcacagagaagaagCACACTCTTCTGAGACTGCTGTATGATGTCCTAGTAGACTGCAAAAAAAG TGACACTGCAGCAAAAGTAATGGTGGAACTACTGGGAAGTTACACAGAGGACAATGCCTCCCAGGCTAGAGTTGATGCTCACAG ATGTATTGTACGAGCATTGAAGGACCCAAATACCTTTCTTTTTGATCATCTTCTTGCCTTAAAACCAGTCAAATTTTTGGAAGGAGAACTTATTCATGAT CTCTTGACAATTTTTGTAAGTGCTAAACTAGCATCCTATGTCAAGTTTTATCAGAACAACAAAGACTTCATTGACTCTCTTG GATTGTTGCATGAACACAATATGGCAAAAATGAGGCTACTTACTTTCATGGGAATGGCTGTAGAGAATAAAGAAATATCATTTGACACAATGCAACAGGAACTTCAGATTGGAGCTGATGATGTAGAAGCATTTGTTATTGATG CTGTAAAGACAAAGATGGTGTACTGCAAAATAGATCAGACACAGAGGAAAGTAGTTGTCAG TCACAGCACACATCGGACTTTTGGAAAGCAGCAATGGCAGCAGTTGTATGACACTCTAAACACCTGGAAACAAAACTTGAATCAAGTGAAAAACAGTCTCCTCAGTCTCTCAGACacctaa